The stretch of DNA TTTTAGCGGCTGCACTCCAGAGCACGAGCCATCAGGAGGTCCTGGATATGTCATGCTTGTCACCTTCCTTTAAGTGCATCTGCAGACGTGGGAGAGGGATTAATATTATATAGCCTACGGAAGCACAGAGGCCATCTTATCAGCACTGCAGATGTGATAAGCACCTCTACCCCCATAAAACCAGGAGCGATCTCCAAGCAAAGAGACAAgcatctctttgtgttgtttCCTGACACAGCTTCAGAGTTTCAATGGGGCTTTAGTGGCAGATATGATGCAATTTCACATCTGTTGTAATTTGATGTGCCTGGATCACCCTCTGTGAAATCGTCTTGATCGCAACATGGCTCCTTTCAATTATTTAGAAAGTTGGCATATGGCTTGAAAGATCGTAATCAgatttcttttgattttgagGTATTCAGAATAGCTTATACCACGAGCACCCAAAAAGGCCTGACTCTGTGATCACGTTATTTGGTAGCTTAGGATCCACACACTCCTCTTttcatagaaaataaataaataaaatgctggatttatttatttaataaaaatgtcacttttctGAAAATATTTTCCCATCATTGCCGTGACACTCATTTCACATTAGTTCACATCAATGCAGATGTCAGTGTGCACAAATTGCATTGCCCTCAAACTGATTTCTGAGCTGTGAATTGAAGTTATGGCAACCGTTGCTGTCACTTCAGTTTTATCAGAAAAGCAGCCAGTGGAACCATGGAAACAAGATGTGGCATACAAAACGTCTACATCAAAGCCAGCATATACTGTAATTAGAATTTATTGAAGCCTACTCAGTCAGAAAAGGTACATGATCTGCTGAGCCTTTGGATGCAGTCCCATACCTTCCATTAAACATAGTACAGCGCATTAAGCTTTGGAATTACATGATGCAAAAATGGATGCGCTCATTCGTGAATTTGTTGCCGCTAACAGGAATACGGCATTTGTGTGTTCCAGTTTTACTGTATGGCAAGAAGCAGCCGACAAATAAAAAGCACCTGTTTgtatgaaaaacattttgtctGTGACATTGCATAGGCATTATAACTAGATAATCATACTTATCAATCATGATCTGTATGTCATGCTAACAAGCATAGCTTTATGGCGATATATTTAGAGTAAAACACAGAACATAAATAACTTCATGCATGCCTAGAAGCTGAAAGTTTAGAGACCTTGAGGgtcttcagtaaaaaaaaaaaaaagaaaagaaaagatatgtTCCCTCACAAGTGTGGTGGCGTGTTTTCTTACACAAGACCTAAAATGCGTGCCACCCACCAGCGACAGGGCATAATGACTCGGCAAGCTACCCGGCATCCTCTGTAGTGGTAAGGCCAGGGCCAGTGTCCACGCAGAGGCTCGCATATCCTCTGACAGTGAGTGTAGCTGCGTTGGCACTCTGCGCAGCAGATCCCCTGGTGGTCTAACATGGTGTCAAAGGTCATGGCATCTTCCTCTCCGGACCCTCCGCTGCGCTGCAGTTTGGAAAAGCAATGTTAACTTTGAAGAgcaatcttttttcttttttctttttcttttttttggtatctGTACTCATTTGCAATTCAAATCTTTTCAAAAACTTCTTATCCTCCGAGACGGGTGACTACAGTTCTTTTAGGCACATTCATTTTTTATGACCAATGGGAATTTTCACTTCAGTTCAAAACTTCAACTGCATCAACAATTGCAGCTGTTCCCCCAATGACCTCCAATCATAGCCAATGAATGATATGACACCTACTCAACAGCTGGCAGAGGTTAGTACATTTCTTACTTCTATTtctgtaaaaatatattttttaccaaTGCGGGCATTTTACGCAAGTTGTTGTGAAGTCATCTGAGAAAGTGTTGACAAAACAGAGAAACTTCAGTTCCTAATGTTACTTTAAGGGTTGCTTCAGGGCACAGTATCTGCCTCTTGATAGTTAATCAAAAATGCACCCGCTCTGGAGCGTTGTTTATCATAAACAGTGTTGTTGATGAAGTTAGAACTCACATGATAAGGGTTTTCGGGATTGTACGCTGACCCCGCAGCAGAGTgtgccccctcctcttcttccacgaCTTTGGAGGTGTCATCTTCCGTGTGACTCACCGGGCTCCTCTCCTCGGCAGatgtctccatctcctctgtgtTAAACTGCCGTTTGGctcgctgtgtgtctctctttcttctctccccaTCTGTTACGGCAGCCACGAGAGGGAAGAGTTTTGGGTCAACATCCACAAGACGCTGTACATGTCCTCAGAGCTCAATCCTACACAGCCGGGGCTGTCTCAGACGTCCTGAATAATTGAATTAGCAGCAGTGATTTCAAGCAGTCGTGCATATTTCAAGATCATTCTTTTTTAATCCAGTACTAGAGCCTTTTTTGGTGTACTCTAAATGTAGAGTATGTTCAAGATGTTCAAGTGTTTCACCAACTTCTCAGACAAGGctgcacatttttttacaaGTGTGTCAGCAGATAAGCAGGGCAATCACAAGCACGCTTTAAATAAACTATGAAAGAATGTACAATAATAGTTGAAAATTAATGGACCGTGCTCTGTGAAGCAGGCCAGTTTTATAGACCCTGTGGGATGAAGCAATACATTATATCAAGAACGAAGAGACCATGGCAACCTTTAGAATAAATAGGTCGGAGCCAGTAAATGGGAAGGTCCCCGCAAAGACCCAGAATTGTGTTGCTCAGAAAGCTGGTGTCCTTCAGTGGCTGTTCTGCAGAAACccacatgaggaactcctcatcAAAACTCACTGGAATGACTTCATCAGTctggaaagaaggaaaaaaagattcaattcaattcaatgtggTTCTACTTGCATTCAAGTTTCACAAAATAACGTGTGCCATagcatcaacatttaaaaaaagtacacaattatattaatgtcctaaagaaagagagataaagaaatgAAGATGTGCTTGCTATCAACcctgccatttctttttttctcccacttTTCAAAGTAGTGTCTGTAGTGTGCAAATACCAGGTCAAACATCAGCGACTCTTTGTTGTGAGCTCCCATGTGTGGAAGATCGGCTTTGATTTGGGattttatatagcacttttctccTCCAAAGAAGCGGATTCCGGTGATTCCCTGCACCAAATCACAGAGATGCCATGTTTACAGTTACAGCTTTGCTCACTTCGCTAAGCACACACAAAGTCCCAGCTGAACTACCTCAGGAAGGGAAAACAAGGACAAACTCACTCACAATTTGAAAGTCATGAATCTCCACAGCTTCCTCAGCTCCACTCCCAGTTTTAAATCTCTCCAGGTTGTTGTCTGAATCAATTTCCACGGAGCCCTGCCTCACCTCCCCATTGATGTTCATACTGTAACGGACATTATAAACCTGGCAGCATTCAAGGTggaatgttaaaaaaaaatgacggATTAGTCAAGTTATGCAACACAATAGAAATGTGATCCAGAAAAACAAGCTTCCATACTGCTCATGCAATCCCTCTGCACAGTGATTATTGGTGTTGCTCACAGAAATCCTGtgaatttttttaatcacactAAGAATTGAGCAAAGCACCACAGGACCTTGGGGGGAATGGTTGCCCTACAGGTGAGCTcaacaggacacaaacacattacgCTATCTTATATAGGATGGAGCAGAGTAACCGGAACAATTTATGCCATAAAAGAATTAAAGATGCAATTTCACAGTCTGAATTGTGATGAATATGATTATTAATAGAGCATCCCAAAGCACCCTTTTCATGTACCTTACATAAATCTATTAGGGGCATGTGTAATACCTTTGGCATAATCCTCAGTGGACACTTACATTTTCATTGCTGACTTTCCACAAGTAGAGAGCAGCCATCGACGCACACAACATCAACACTGCACCGACAATGAGGGCTACGGCTCCAAATCTCACGAGGCGACTGACCGCAGCAGAGGTCGAAGTGCTGCTTTGTTCCTTCACAATGTCCAGAAGATATGGAGTAAGACATTATAAACACTCGCCAAGAACAACTGATGCGATTCTTGAAATCCTTAAGACTTTGCAAAAAATATGCAGGTTTATTTTTGAGTCACGGACGTCAATTGTATTACTCATCAAATACTTTTTAAGCCTGTATCTTACCAGAGGCGTGCAGTGTTCAAAACAGCCAGATCCATGAGTGGTATTTGGGATTTTGTCCATAGTCTCTCTCATGATGTCCTCTATAATTCTTCCACTAATGCTGTGGCTGCTCTTTTGAGATTCAGGTTATCCACCGGGAAGCTTTTTTTGACATTTGAGTGTGAATGACGCACGGTTGATATAAATTCTTTGAGCTAAATTCTTCATGTGAATGTTACCTGTAGGTCCTAAAGCAAGGTGGCCATCCTGTGCTTCCAAACAGGCAGTGATGTAATGGTTGGTAAAAAAAGGTTGTCAACTGATCTTTCAGTCAGTGTCAGgtggaaaatattttttgtaagTTATGCCTTTCATTTATTCACCCACCTCTTATAGTTGTCaattattatattcatttatgtaaatattgccgatttttttccccatttttcTCTGGTTACAGTTGTGGAATGAGCAGATTGCACTCCATGTAGTCAAACCGGTATGCAGAAGCGAGTCCTCTTTGGTCTTTATATTCCTATCAAATGCTGAAAAACAACACTGACTTACAatgctgcacacacagaaataacCTTTGTTAATTGTTAACTTTCTAATTTGACAATGGGAGTAAGGTGGCCAAGGTGACTCTGTCCTTATCATAACTTAGAAAGAAGAAACATAGTAAGAAAAGAGATCCAAATGTGCAGGGCTGCTGTTGCTTGGAAACAGATTGAACCACGTATTTGGATAATTGGTTAGCTGGGAGGCAATCAGAAAAGGTGAGAGGATTCTTTGAccttcaaaaaatatatataattgtaagagcatttgatttgaaatgttgtatttgtatgcaGAGTAAGGCAGTCTCGTAACTACATTGTTGTAAAAAGAATATGATATTGGCGTATGCTTTCTGTCAATTAAACTGTGATTGTTGGAGtaccacattttatttattgtgactTATAAGCTCTGAAggcaaataaaaatgcattcagTTGGATAATTGAGGTTAGTCTGTGTGCTGTTGTGAATATTTCCTCAGGAAAATAGGTTGTTCTTAA from Cyclopterus lumpus isolate fCycLum1 chromosome 21, fCycLum1.pri, whole genome shotgun sequence encodes:
- the cnmd gene encoding leukocyte cell-derived chemotaxin 1, which translates into the protein MRETMDKIPNTTHGSGCFEHCTPLEQSSTSTSAAVSRLVRFGAVALIVGAVLMLCASMAALYLWKVSNENVYNVRYSMNINGEVRQGSVEIDSDNNLERFKTGSGAEEAVEIHDFQIGITGIRFFGGEKCYIKSQIKADLPHMGAHNKESLMFDLTDEVIPVSFDEEFLMWVSAEQPLKDTSFLSNTILGLCGDLPIYWLRPIYSKDGERRKRDTQRAKRQFNTEEMETSAEERSPVSHTEDDTSKVVEEEEGAHSAAGSAYNPENPYHRSGGSGEEDAMTFDTMLDHQGICCAECQRSYTHCQRICEPLRGHWPWPYHYRGCRVACRVIMPCRWWVARILGLV